Proteins encoded within one genomic window of Calypte anna isolate BGI_N300 chromosome 25, bCalAnn1_v1.p, whole genome shotgun sequence:
- the MSTO1 gene encoding protein misato homolog 1 isoform X2, which produces MPGEAVTLQLGQFAGCVGTHWWGLQAAALRSPSEPSELRHTVLLRPGRGPGGREIHTPRLVALELKGGVGAVGAGGAGPEAPVSWDGAVASYLERAPGGGSAAQNAGQRRGDASSDGQEGSSSAVQGSSPAPSRLSVSQDVHSAGSIRVWSDYLNVHLHPKSVYVIRQYMHDGDCGCLEAFGQGESLLRDPGCIEELEDRLHFYVEECDNLQDFQKNFYRLMNTVMGIVHLSSHSSLFCPLSLSGSLGIQPQPPVMFPYLHYDASLNYHSSAILAAALDTLTAPYRLCSSQGSMLHLAETLNFSGRKVVAAWASVPFPALRGSSLPDILCAYEQEVPWKLLSSCREQKVSCCFAQSVVLRGICKESHLSSWQGKQPPSPLHTWESSEQILQQYLHSVFPGAFSTSHMLQQSCHTLPPYPQFFSPLLTREGFLLDKPPRYPSAAVESIPVLAALQSSAVLHTLLHSLDKDLQKLNTRRLPSFFSAGVEHDDFQETLEELRTLSQCYKTGFEADESEDEGDSD; this is translated from the exons ATGCCGGGGGAGGCGGTGACGCTGCAGCTCGGGCAGTTCGCGGGCTGCGTGGGGACCCACTGGTGGGGGCTGCAG GCCGCCGCGCTGCGCAGCCCCTCCGAACCCTCCGAGCTCCGGCACACGGTGCTGCTGCGGCCCGGGAGGGGTCCGGGCGGCCGGGAGATCCACACCCCGCGTCTGGTGGCTCTGGAGCTGAAAG GCGGCGTGGGCGCGGTGGGGGCCGGCGGGGCGGGCCCGGAGGCTCCGGTGTCCTG GGACGGAGCGGTCGCCTCTTACCTGGAGCGCGCCCCGGGCGGGGGCTCCGCAGCGCAGAACGCGGGACAGCggagg GGAGACGCTTCCTCTGACGGGCAGGAAGGTTCCAGCTCCGCCGTCCAAG GCagttctccagccccttcacgACTCAGTGTGTCCCAGGATGTGCACTCTGCTGGCAGCATCCGGGTCTGGTCCGATTACCTCAACGTGCACTTGCACCCCAAAAGTGTCTACGTCATCCGTCAGTACATGCATGATGG ggacTGTGGTTGTCTCGAAGCCTTTGGACAAGGTGAAAGTCTCCTGCGGGATCCTGGCTGCATAGAGGAGCTGGAAGATAGGCTGCACTTCTATGTTGAAGAATGTGATAATCTGCAG GATTTTCAGAAGAACTTTTACAGACTGATGAACACAGTCATGGGAATTGTCCACCTCTCCAGTCACAGCTCCCTCTTTTGTCCCCTGTCCCTCAGTGGGAGCCTGGGAATCCAGCCACAGCCTCCTGTGATGTTCCCATATCTCCACTATGAT GCATCACTCAACTACCACAGCAGTGCCATTCTGGCAGCAGCACTCGATACCCTCACTGCTCCTTACCGACTCTGCTCCTCTCAGGGCTCCATGCTGCACCTTGCTGAGACCCTCAACTTCTCTGGGAGAAAG GTGGTGGCTGCCTGGGCTTCTGTTCCCTTTCCTGCCCTCCGTGGCTCCTCACTCCCTGATATTTTATGTGCCTATGAGCAGGAGGTGCCCTGGAAGCTTCTGTCCTCATGTAGGGAGCAAAAGGTCAGCTGCTGTTTTGCTCAGTCTGTTGTGCTACGAGGAATTTGCAAAGAAAGTCACCTCAG cagctggcaggggaAGCAGCCCCCTTCTCCACTCCACACCTGGGAGAGCTCAGAGCAGATCCTGCAGCAGTATTTACACTCTGTGTTTCCTGGGGCCTTCAG CACATCCCACatgctccagcagagctgtcacaCTCTGCCTCCCTACCCccagtttttttctcctcttctgacCAGAGAAGGCTTCCTCCTGGATAAACCTCCCAGATACCCCTCAGCAG ctgtggaaagcATCCCTGTCCTGGCAGCCCTGCAGTCCTCAGCAGTCCTGCACACTCTCCTCCACAGCTTGGATAAGGACCTGCAGAAGTTGAACACCCGGCGCCTGCCCAGCTTCTTCTCTGCTGGAGTGGAACATGATGACTTCCAGGAAACCCTGGAGGAGCTAAGAACTTTATCCCAGTGCTACAAAACAGGGTTTGAAGCAGATGAATCTGAGGATGAAGGAGATTCAGACTAA
- the DAP3 gene encoding 28S ribosomal protein S29, mitochondrial isoform X2: MLRSLKGLFCSPLKLEHGFALHAAAKDCFSSLASQDAQTLPEKPRAVFYTSESDPAKHTEHHEGRHYSIPLEELKVVFPQGLPPRFQQQIKTFNEAFVMVRKPALELFTYLKSSNFAHPAVRYVIYGEKGTGKTMTLCHVVHFCARQGWLVLHVPDAHLWVKNCKELLQSSYNKDRLDQPLEASSWLKNFKTSNERFLKEIKTQKKYVWGKQESTEEGRPLGEVVEQGLTRVKNASDAVGVVLRELKQQSQLGSFRLLVAVDGVNALWGRTTLKKEDKSPVSPEELTLVYNLRKMMRNDWNGGAIVTTLSQTGSLFKPSSAYLPQELLGKEGFDALDPFVPIPVPNYSPREFESCYSYYLDRKWLQHEKAHTEDGKEELRFLSGSNPRQLDRLAGPL; this comes from the exons atgctAAGAAGTCTGAAAGGCCTCTTCTGCTCCCCTCTGAAG tTGGAGCATGGATTTGCCCTCCATGCAGCAGCCAAGGATTGCTTCAGTTCCCTTGCCAGTCAGGATGCCCAAACTCTGCCAGAAAAACCCAGGGCAGTTTTCTACACCAGTGAGAGTGACCCG GCCAAGCACACGGAACACCACGAGGGGCGCCACTACAGCATTCCTCTGGAGGAGCTGAAAGTTGTGtttccccaggggctgcccccTCGCTTCCAGCAGCAG ATTAAGACCTTCAATGAAGCTTTTGTGATGGTGAGAAAACCAGCCCTGGAACTTTTCACTTACCTGAAAAGCTCCAACTTTGCACACCCAGCTGTCAGATATGTGATCT ATGGTGAGAAGGGAACAGGGAAGACCATGACCTTGTGCCACGTTGTTCACTTCTGTGCCAGGCAAGGCTGGCTGGTGCTGCACGTCCCTGATG CTCatctctgggtgaaaaactgcAAGGAACTTCTGCAGTCTTCCTACAACAAAGACCGACTGGATCAGCCTTTAGAAGCCTCTTCCTGGCTTAAGAACTTCAAAACCTCCAACGAGCGCTTCCTAAAAGAG ataaaaacacaaaaaaagtatGTGTGGGGCAAACAAGAAAGCACAGAGGAGGGCAGACCATTGGGTGAAGTGGTGGAACAG GGTTTGACTCGTGTGAAAAATGCCAGTGATGCTGTCGGGGttgtgctgagggagctgaagCAGCAAAGTCAGCTCGGCTCCTTCCGACTCCTCGTGGCAGTGGACGGCGTTAACGCGCTCTGGGGAAGGACTACACTaaagaaggaagacaaaagTCCT GTTTCTCCAGAGGAGCTGACACTCGTGTACAACCTAAGGAAGATGATGAGGAACGATTGG AATGGAGGAGCCATTGTGACCACCCTCAGCCAGACAGGTTCCCTCTtcaagcccagctctgcctaTTTGCCCCAGGAATTGCTGGGCAAG gagGGCTTCGACGCTCTGGATCCCTTCGTTCCTATCCCTGTCCCCAACTACAGCCCGCGGGAGTTCGAGAGCTGCTACAGTTACTACCTGGACCGCAAGTGGCTGCAGCACGAGAAAG CGCACACGGAGGACGGGAAGGAGGAGCTGCGGTTCCTGAGCGGCTCCAACCCGCGGCAGCTGGACCGGCTTGCGGGACCCCTCTAG
- the DAP3 gene encoding 28S ribosomal protein S29, mitochondrial isoform X1, with the protein MAAAAVEKMLRSLKGLFCSPLKLEHGFALHAAAKDCFSSLASQDAQTLPEKPRAVFYTSESDPAKHTEHHEGRHYSIPLEELKVVFPQGLPPRFQQQIKTFNEAFVMVRKPALELFTYLKSSNFAHPAVRYVIYGEKGTGKTMTLCHVVHFCARQGWLVLHVPDAHLWVKNCKELLQSSYNKDRLDQPLEASSWLKNFKTSNERFLKEIKTQKKYVWGKQESTEEGRPLGEVVEQGLTRVKNASDAVGVVLRELKQQSQLGSFRLLVAVDGVNALWGRTTLKKEDKSPVSPEELTLVYNLRKMMRNDWNGGAIVTTLSQTGSLFKPSSAYLPQELLGKEGFDALDPFVPIPVPNYSPREFESCYSYYLDRKWLQHEKAHTEDGKEELRFLSGSNPRQLDRLAGPL; encoded by the exons ATGGCGGCGGCGGCCGTGG agaaaatgctAAGAAGTCTGAAAGGCCTCTTCTGCTCCCCTCTGAAG tTGGAGCATGGATTTGCCCTCCATGCAGCAGCCAAGGATTGCTTCAGTTCCCTTGCCAGTCAGGATGCCCAAACTCTGCCAGAAAAACCCAGGGCAGTTTTCTACACCAGTGAGAGTGACCCG GCCAAGCACACGGAACACCACGAGGGGCGCCACTACAGCATTCCTCTGGAGGAGCTGAAAGTTGTGtttccccaggggctgcccccTCGCTTCCAGCAGCAG ATTAAGACCTTCAATGAAGCTTTTGTGATGGTGAGAAAACCAGCCCTGGAACTTTTCACTTACCTGAAAAGCTCCAACTTTGCACACCCAGCTGTCAGATATGTGATCT ATGGTGAGAAGGGAACAGGGAAGACCATGACCTTGTGCCACGTTGTTCACTTCTGTGCCAGGCAAGGCTGGCTGGTGCTGCACGTCCCTGATG CTCatctctgggtgaaaaactgcAAGGAACTTCTGCAGTCTTCCTACAACAAAGACCGACTGGATCAGCCTTTAGAAGCCTCTTCCTGGCTTAAGAACTTCAAAACCTCCAACGAGCGCTTCCTAAAAGAG ataaaaacacaaaaaaagtatGTGTGGGGCAAACAAGAAAGCACAGAGGAGGGCAGACCATTGGGTGAAGTGGTGGAACAG GGTTTGACTCGTGTGAAAAATGCCAGTGATGCTGTCGGGGttgtgctgagggagctgaagCAGCAAAGTCAGCTCGGCTCCTTCCGACTCCTCGTGGCAGTGGACGGCGTTAACGCGCTCTGGGGAAGGACTACACTaaagaaggaagacaaaagTCCT GTTTCTCCAGAGGAGCTGACACTCGTGTACAACCTAAGGAAGATGATGAGGAACGATTGG AATGGAGGAGCCATTGTGACCACCCTCAGCCAGACAGGTTCCCTCTtcaagcccagctctgcctaTTTGCCCCAGGAATTGCTGGGCAAG gagGGCTTCGACGCTCTGGATCCCTTCGTTCCTATCCCTGTCCCCAACTACAGCCCGCGGGAGTTCGAGAGCTGCTACAGTTACTACCTGGACCGCAAGTGGCTGCAGCACGAGAAAG CGCACACGGAGGACGGGAAGGAGGAGCTGCGGTTCCTGAGCGGCTCCAACCCGCGGCAGCTGGACCGGCTTGCGGGACCCCTCTAG
- the MSTO1 gene encoding protein misato homolog 1 isoform X3, which translates to MPGEAVTLQLGQFAGCVGTHWWGLQAAALRSPSEPSELRHTVLLRPGRGPGGREIHTPRLVALELKGGVGAVGAGGAGPEAPVSWDGAVASYLERAPGGGSAAQNAGQRRGDASSDGQEGSSSAVQGSSPAPSRLSVSQDVHSAGSIRVWSDYLNVHLHPKSVYVIRQYMHDGDCGCLEAFGQGESLLRDPGCIEELEDRLHFYVEECDNLQGFQVLCDLHNGFSGVGAKVTELLCDEYSGKGILTWGLTPVMSNRGDFQKNFYRLMNTVMGIVHLSSHSSLFCPLSLSGSLGIQPQPPVMFPYLHYDASLNYHSSAILAAALDTLTAPYRLCSSQGSMLHLAETLNFSGRKVVAAWASVPFPALRGSSLPDILCAYEQEVPWKLLSSCREQKQLAGEAAPFSTPHLGELRADPAAVFTLCVSWGLQHIPHAPAELSHSASLPPVFFSSSDQRRLPPG; encoded by the exons ATGCCGGGGGAGGCGGTGACGCTGCAGCTCGGGCAGTTCGCGGGCTGCGTGGGGACCCACTGGTGGGGGCTGCAG GCCGCCGCGCTGCGCAGCCCCTCCGAACCCTCCGAGCTCCGGCACACGGTGCTGCTGCGGCCCGGGAGGGGTCCGGGCGGCCGGGAGATCCACACCCCGCGTCTGGTGGCTCTGGAGCTGAAAG GCGGCGTGGGCGCGGTGGGGGCCGGCGGGGCGGGCCCGGAGGCTCCGGTGTCCTG GGACGGAGCGGTCGCCTCTTACCTGGAGCGCGCCCCGGGCGGGGGCTCCGCAGCGCAGAACGCGGGACAGCggagg GGAGACGCTTCCTCTGACGGGCAGGAAGGTTCCAGCTCCGCCGTCCAAG GCagttctccagccccttcacgACTCAGTGTGTCCCAGGATGTGCACTCTGCTGGCAGCATCCGGGTCTGGTCCGATTACCTCAACGTGCACTTGCACCCCAAAAGTGTCTACGTCATCCGTCAGTACATGCATGATGG ggacTGTGGTTGTCTCGAAGCCTTTGGACAAGGTGAAAGTCTCCTGCGGGATCCTGGCTGCATAGAGGAGCTGGAAGATAGGCTGCACTTCTATGTTGAAGAATGTGATAATCTGCAG GGATTTCAGGTCCTCTGTGACCTCCACAATGGATTCTCTGGAGTTGGTGCCAAAGTGACAGAACTGCTCTGTGATGAGTACTCAGGAAAAGGAATCCTCACCTGGGGTTTGACTCCAGTCATGAGTAACAGGGGT GATTTTCAGAAGAACTTTTACAGACTGATGAACACAGTCATGGGAATTGTCCACCTCTCCAGTCACAGCTCCCTCTTTTGTCCCCTGTCCCTCAGTGGGAGCCTGGGAATCCAGCCACAGCCTCCTGTGATGTTCCCATATCTCCACTATGAT GCATCACTCAACTACCACAGCAGTGCCATTCTGGCAGCAGCACTCGATACCCTCACTGCTCCTTACCGACTCTGCTCCTCTCAGGGCTCCATGCTGCACCTTGCTGAGACCCTCAACTTCTCTGGGAGAAAG GTGGTGGCTGCCTGGGCTTCTGTTCCCTTTCCTGCCCTCCGTGGCTCCTCACTCCCTGATATTTTATGTGCCTATGAGCAGGAGGTGCCCTGGAAGCTTCTGTCCTCATGTAGGGAGCAAAAG cagctggcaggggaAGCAGCCCCCTTCTCCACTCCACACCTGGGAGAGCTCAGAGCAGATCCTGCAGCAGTATTTACACTCTGTGTTTCCTGGGGCCTTCAG CACATCCCACatgctccagcagagctgtcacaCTCTGCCTCCCTACCCccagtttttttctcctcttctgacCAGAGAAGGCTTCCTCCTGGATAA
- the MSTO1 gene encoding protein misato homolog 1 isoform X1: MPGEAVTLQLGQFAGCVGTHWWGLQAAALRSPSEPSELRHTVLLRPGRGPGGREIHTPRLVALELKGGVGAVGAGGAGPEAPVSWDGAVASYLERAPGGGSAAQNAGQRRGDASSDGQEGSSSAVQGSSPAPSRLSVSQDVHSAGSIRVWSDYLNVHLHPKSVYVIRQYMHDGDCGCLEAFGQGESLLRDPGCIEELEDRLHFYVEECDNLQGFQVLCDLHNGFSGVGAKVTELLCDEYSGKGILTWGLTPVMSNRGDFQKNFYRLMNTVMGIVHLSSHSSLFCPLSLSGSLGIQPQPPVMFPYLHYDASLNYHSSAILAAALDTLTAPYRLCSSQGSMLHLAETLNFSGRKVVAAWASVPFPALRGSSLPDILCAYEQEVPWKLLSSCREQKVSCCFAQSVVLRGICKESHLSSWQGKQPPSPLHTWESSEQILQQYLHSVFPGAFSTSHMLQQSCHTLPPYPQFFSPLLTREGFLLDKPPRYPSAAVESIPVLAALQSSAVLHTLLHSLDKDLQKLNTRRLPSFFSAGVEHDDFQETLEELRTLSQCYKTGFEADESEDEGDSD; encoded by the exons ATGCCGGGGGAGGCGGTGACGCTGCAGCTCGGGCAGTTCGCGGGCTGCGTGGGGACCCACTGGTGGGGGCTGCAG GCCGCCGCGCTGCGCAGCCCCTCCGAACCCTCCGAGCTCCGGCACACGGTGCTGCTGCGGCCCGGGAGGGGTCCGGGCGGCCGGGAGATCCACACCCCGCGTCTGGTGGCTCTGGAGCTGAAAG GCGGCGTGGGCGCGGTGGGGGCCGGCGGGGCGGGCCCGGAGGCTCCGGTGTCCTG GGACGGAGCGGTCGCCTCTTACCTGGAGCGCGCCCCGGGCGGGGGCTCCGCAGCGCAGAACGCGGGACAGCggagg GGAGACGCTTCCTCTGACGGGCAGGAAGGTTCCAGCTCCGCCGTCCAAG GCagttctccagccccttcacgACTCAGTGTGTCCCAGGATGTGCACTCTGCTGGCAGCATCCGGGTCTGGTCCGATTACCTCAACGTGCACTTGCACCCCAAAAGTGTCTACGTCATCCGTCAGTACATGCATGATGG ggacTGTGGTTGTCTCGAAGCCTTTGGACAAGGTGAAAGTCTCCTGCGGGATCCTGGCTGCATAGAGGAGCTGGAAGATAGGCTGCACTTCTATGTTGAAGAATGTGATAATCTGCAG GGATTTCAGGTCCTCTGTGACCTCCACAATGGATTCTCTGGAGTTGGTGCCAAAGTGACAGAACTGCTCTGTGATGAGTACTCAGGAAAAGGAATCCTCACCTGGGGTTTGACTCCAGTCATGAGTAACAGGGGT GATTTTCAGAAGAACTTTTACAGACTGATGAACACAGTCATGGGAATTGTCCACCTCTCCAGTCACAGCTCCCTCTTTTGTCCCCTGTCCCTCAGTGGGAGCCTGGGAATCCAGCCACAGCCTCCTGTGATGTTCCCATATCTCCACTATGAT GCATCACTCAACTACCACAGCAGTGCCATTCTGGCAGCAGCACTCGATACCCTCACTGCTCCTTACCGACTCTGCTCCTCTCAGGGCTCCATGCTGCACCTTGCTGAGACCCTCAACTTCTCTGGGAGAAAG GTGGTGGCTGCCTGGGCTTCTGTTCCCTTTCCTGCCCTCCGTGGCTCCTCACTCCCTGATATTTTATGTGCCTATGAGCAGGAGGTGCCCTGGAAGCTTCTGTCCTCATGTAGGGAGCAAAAGGTCAGCTGCTGTTTTGCTCAGTCTGTTGTGCTACGAGGAATTTGCAAAGAAAGTCACCTCAG cagctggcaggggaAGCAGCCCCCTTCTCCACTCCACACCTGGGAGAGCTCAGAGCAGATCCTGCAGCAGTATTTACACTCTGTGTTTCCTGGGGCCTTCAG CACATCCCACatgctccagcagagctgtcacaCTCTGCCTCCCTACCCccagtttttttctcctcttctgacCAGAGAAGGCTTCCTCCTGGATAAACCTCCCAGATACCCCTCAGCAG ctgtggaaagcATCCCTGTCCTGGCAGCCCTGCAGTCCTCAGCAGTCCTGCACACTCTCCTCCACAGCTTGGATAAGGACCTGCAGAAGTTGAACACCCGGCGCCTGCCCAGCTTCTTCTCTGCTGGAGTGGAACATGATGACTTCCAGGAAACCCTGGAGGAGCTAAGAACTTTATCCCAGTGCTACAAAACAGGGTTTGAAGCAGATGAATCTGAGGATGAAGGAGATTCAGACTAA